A genomic stretch from Edaphobacter aggregans includes:
- a CDS encoding MFS transporter has translation MHRLQQSDRSPELEPALGSSDPVAIWAFAPIFLYFVVAGIATVMLGPLLPGLISRWNIQDAQAGTLFTASFAGQFIGAWFAARSLRASVVCGAALSAVGCVAMAWANFDVAHLALFCVGLGLGAGLTAGNIIVGTARSISRARLLLMLNVSWSIGAISCPLLVRACLSAGMSLFFLILSSALAAATCLLLVIPRHAFASPRSISIPEQREFRRAPLPFVPLVVFAGVLLLYVGVENALGGWLPSYAARVHYSLQPSAIAFSFWIAELAGRLMGTALLMQLSERVLYLLCLSALIFAGVVLCVAGNLSAGGIVGLTLLSGMAIGPVYPLLVSFMLARTGQHPRLGSLFASASLGGASLPWLTGVVSTHFDSLRAGLIVPAGGTVLMLLLSPVVTQVFAKDEV, from the coding sequence TTGCACCGACTTCAACAATCCGACCGATCTCCAGAACTAGAGCCGGCGTTGGGCAGCAGCGATCCTGTCGCCATCTGGGCTTTCGCTCCTATTTTTCTTTATTTTGTCGTGGCTGGTATCGCTACGGTCATGCTTGGACCTCTGCTGCCCGGCCTTATCTCTCGCTGGAATATTCAGGATGCCCAGGCTGGAACACTCTTCACCGCTAGCTTCGCGGGGCAGTTTATAGGCGCATGGTTTGCTGCGCGGAGCCTTCGTGCAAGCGTCGTGTGTGGTGCCGCTCTTAGCGCAGTTGGGTGCGTCGCTATGGCATGGGCTAACTTCGATGTTGCCCACCTCGCACTCTTTTGTGTCGGTCTTGGTCTTGGCGCAGGACTCACTGCGGGAAATATTATCGTCGGAACTGCTCGTTCTATAAGCCGCGCGCGGCTTTTGTTGATGCTCAATGTTTCCTGGAGCATCGGAGCCATTTCCTGCCCACTGCTGGTGCGTGCATGCCTCTCGGCTGGTATGAGTCTCTTCTTTCTCATACTCTCATCGGCACTGGCGGCGGCAACCTGCTTGTTGCTCGTAATTCCGCGTCATGCGTTCGCATCCCCGCGCAGCATCTCGATTCCTGAACAACGTGAATTCCGGCGCGCACCTTTACCTTTCGTTCCTCTCGTTGTTTTTGCTGGTGTTCTTCTGCTGTATGTCGGGGTCGAGAATGCGTTGGGAGGCTGGCTGCCTAGCTATGCCGCGCGGGTGCATTATTCGCTTCAGCCGTCTGCGATTGCGTTCTCCTTCTGGATCGCGGAGCTTGCAGGGCGTCTTATGGGCACTGCGCTTCTCATGCAATTGAGTGAGCGTGTGCTTTATTTGCTTTGTTTATCGGCTCTTATCTTTGCTGGGGTCGTGCTGTGTGTGGCGGGGAATCTGTCGGCGGGTGGGATTGTGGGGCTTACGCTTCTGAGTGGGATGGCTATCGGGCCTGTTTATCCGCTGCTTGTTTCGTTCATGCTGGCGCGGACGGGACAGCATCCTCGGCTTGGCTCTCTGTTTGCTTCGGCTAGCCTGGGCGGGGCTAGTTTGCCCTGGCTTACAGGGGTGGTTTCGACGCATTTCGATAGTCTGCGGGCGGGGCTTATTGTGCCGGCTGGCGGGACGGTTCTGATGCTTCTGCTCTCGCCTGTCGTCACTCAGGTTTTCGCGAAGGACGAGGTCTAA
- a CDS encoding NAD(+)/NADH kinase, whose translation MLQAAIISKPQKPELAVILRELITWLEGHAYRCLLDPDSAAYINDPNPIERSELPRHRPNLVIVLGGDGTLLAAARAFAHSPTPILGINLGSLGFLTEIPLSDLYTTLEAWCANCAGIEVRDMMHTELRRNGEVLRRWDALNDIAVSKGSIARMADFSVEIDGQFVAAMRADGIIVSTPTGSTAYNLSAGGPIVMPTVNALVVTPLCPHLLTIRPIVVPGDSTITIHMDGVPNTFLTVDGQEAVELHVGDEINCCRSKHSVHLLRPRPNGLFNVLRNKLSWGEQ comes from the coding sequence ATGCTCCAGGCCGCCATCATCTCCAAGCCGCAGAAGCCCGAGCTCGCCGTCATCCTGCGCGAACTCATCACATGGCTCGAAGGCCACGCCTATCGCTGTCTCCTCGACCCCGATAGCGCCGCCTACATCAACGACCCGAACCCCATCGAGCGTTCCGAGCTCCCGCGGCACAGACCCAACCTCGTCATCGTCCTCGGTGGCGACGGCACGCTTCTCGCCGCAGCCCGCGCCTTTGCGCACTCTCCCACGCCCATCCTCGGCATCAACCTCGGCTCCCTCGGCTTCCTCACCGAGATCCCTCTCTCCGACCTCTACACCACCCTTGAGGCATGGTGCGCCAACTGCGCTGGCATCGAAGTGCGCGATATGATGCACACCGAGCTGCGCCGCAACGGCGAGGTTCTCCGCCGCTGGGACGCTCTCAACGACATCGCCGTCTCCAAGGGCTCCATCGCCCGTATGGCCGACTTCTCCGTCGAGATCGACGGCCAGTTCGTAGCCGCCATGCGCGCCGACGGCATCATCGTCTCGACCCCCACCGGCTCGACTGCCTACAATCTGTCCGCTGGCGGCCCCATCGTCATGCCCACGGTCAACGCCCTCGTCGTGACGCCCCTCTGTCCCCACCTGCTGACGATCCGGCCCATCGTCGTCCCCGGCGACTCCACCATCACCATCCACATGGACGGCGTCCCCAACACTTTTCTCACCGTCGATGGCCAGGAAGCCGTGGAACTCCACGTCGGCGACGAGATCAACTGCTGCCGTTCCAAGCACAGTGTGCATCTCCTCCGACCTCGCCCCAACGGCCTCTTCAACGTCCTCCGAAACAAGCTAAGCTGGGGCGAACAATAA
- a CDS encoding energy transducer TonB, translating to MKWSTAVSFLLFFVLFEIDTVMAQEPAFFSGGVAARYEEAPGYFHYVFPCKMPLGNAPHAGSAPSPTDTTPALCWPALMAQAQMVSGSAKSTVPVAGVFMVSASLVRFIPNDSKNTSLMPDAPSKETVFQYDAPHAVAALRTKEGTYGFAFQSICLGCTPGTSPIDTKKSTQLEGEYRDFKESLTQFDAVSRHINDIAARIRVGVTPKNQPTVSDPPEAMALFSDLNQRFAELCAEPAKSCVRNYAKYQACKSGSSSADCGDPPACSAFCTLTSEALRGLKAGICTSKLQDSGALIPDWSEAAKKMDVARETKGAIDQKAIQINAAPPGPSRDFMGKPIVPDKPCSVENGYAMAMTAHMVAKGRAHTSSINPTLVDGKLSVPFDMIGNRISGMTPEYPTVARAAHIEGAVVLQATISRQGAIENLRVLSGPQLLRQAALDAAKTWQYPPYSFKGEPIEVETQITVNFRLGGQGPGQQPENTSPN from the coding sequence ATGAAATGGAGTACGGCGGTATCGTTCTTGCTGTTCTTCGTTCTCTTCGAGATCGACACCGTTATGGCCCAGGAGCCGGCCTTCTTTTCGGGAGGCGTGGCGGCACGCTATGAAGAAGCTCCGGGATACTTCCATTATGTGTTTCCTTGCAAAATGCCTCTTGGGAACGCTCCCCATGCCGGTAGCGCCCCATCACCAACAGATACGACTCCTGCGTTATGTTGGCCAGCATTAATGGCGCAAGCACAGATGGTGAGTGGTAGTGCCAAGAGTACAGTTCCGGTAGCCGGCGTATTTATGGTGTCGGCCTCGCTCGTCCGATTTATCCCGAACGATTCCAAAAACACCAGTCTTATGCCGGACGCACCCTCAAAGGAAACCGTCTTTCAATACGACGCCCCACATGCGGTGGCAGCGCTTCGCACGAAGGAAGGAACTTACGGATTTGCCTTTCAGTCGATCTGTCTCGGATGCACGCCGGGCACTTCCCCGATAGATACAAAGAAGTCAACGCAATTAGAAGGCGAGTATCGCGACTTTAAAGAGAGCTTGACTCAGTTCGACGCGGTTTCCAGGCATATCAACGACATCGCAGCACGGATAAGAGTCGGAGTTACTCCGAAGAACCAGCCTACAGTGTCAGATCCACCGGAAGCGATGGCGCTCTTCAGCGATTTGAATCAGCGGTTCGCGGAACTTTGCGCGGAGCCGGCCAAGTCGTGTGTGCGGAATTACGCGAAGTACCAGGCATGCAAAAGCGGGAGTTCCTCTGCTGATTGCGGCGACCCTCCGGCCTGCTCAGCGTTCTGCACCCTCACGTCGGAGGCATTGCGGGGGCTCAAAGCAGGAATCTGCACATCCAAGCTGCAGGACAGTGGAGCATTGATCCCGGATTGGTCAGAAGCCGCCAAAAAAATGGATGTTGCTCGAGAGACAAAAGGAGCAATCGATCAAAAGGCAATCCAAATAAATGCAGCCCCTCCAGGTCCGTCTCGCGATTTCATGGGCAAGCCAATTGTGCCAGATAAACCCTGCAGCGTTGAGAACGGTTATGCCATGGCAATGACGGCCCATATGGTTGCAAAAGGAAGGGCACATACGTCCTCCATCAACCCAACGCTCGTCGATGGCAAATTGAGCGTGCCGTTTGACATGATTGGTAACCGGATTAGCGGAATGACTCCCGAGTATCCCACAGTCGCTCGGGCAGCCCATATTGAGGGCGCGGTCGTTCTTCAGGCTACGATTTCCAGGCAAGGCGCCATCGAAAACCTCAGGGTTCTCTCAGGACCGCAGCTCCTGCGGCAGGCAGCGCTAGACGCAGCTAAGACCTGGCAATATCCTCCCTATTCGTTCAAGGGGGAACCGATCGAAGTGGAAACGCAAATCACCGTCAACTTCAGGCTCGGCGGTCAAGGACCCGGACAGCAGCCAGAGAACACTAGCCCAAATTGA
- a CDS encoding alkaline phosphatase family protein translates to MKNVIALLALATVCSAGTAVALDDHHDDHGNHGRIKRVLLISIDGMHAVDFANCAKGISTVNSGAPYCPALAALGKTGVNYVAASTSKPSDSFPGLTAIITGGSPALTGVYYDVAYSRNYNAPAKTTGNGVAAGSCTPNTAPTGTTTEYEEGIDIDQTKLNGGAPGASLTDGGINSIDSTRLVRDPKNGCNPVFPWQFVRANSIFSVIHKNGGYAAWSDKHPAYSSVASGIGPSALDDFYAPEINSNVIALPAVQTPTGLSCSTIPDPGSDLTAWTNSFLNIECYDTLKVNAILNEIDGKDHLGQKKTRVPTIFGMNFQAVSVGQKLIEKSNNTKGGYLDAAGTPSEALLGDIKFVDASIAKFVDELKDKGLYDSTLIVITAKHGQSPIDPNRYVSNLINGSSPATLLSNAGFIPDSESTIGSGIGPTEDDVSLLWLKSSSDTLASVKILEDNAASIGLGQIYYGPTVTVNYNDPTVDPRTPDIIVTPNVGVTYSGSTAKQEEHGGFAHDDTNVMLLVVNAESQPQTIYAEVGTAQVAPTILKALDIDPSELDAVRAEGTGVLPDLNLW, encoded by the coding sequence ATGAAAAATGTAATTGCTCTCCTTGCCCTCGCAACTGTCTGCTCTGCAGGCACCGCAGTCGCTCTGGACGACCACCATGACGACCACGGCAACCATGGCCGCATCAAGCGCGTTCTTTTGATCAGCATCGACGGTATGCACGCCGTAGATTTCGCGAACTGCGCGAAAGGCATCAGTACAGTGAACAGCGGTGCTCCCTACTGCCCGGCGCTTGCTGCGCTCGGCAAGACCGGGGTGAACTATGTTGCAGCGAGTACCTCAAAGCCCTCCGATTCGTTCCCCGGTTTGACAGCGATCATTACTGGCGGCAGCCCTGCGCTCACAGGGGTTTATTATGACGTCGCTTACTCGCGGAACTATAACGCTCCGGCGAAGACCACCGGCAACGGCGTCGCGGCTGGCTCGTGCACTCCCAACACGGCCCCGACCGGCACGACCACCGAGTACGAGGAAGGCATCGATATCGACCAGACCAAGTTGAACGGTGGCGCTCCCGGCGCATCGCTTACCGATGGCGGTATCAATTCGATCGATTCCACGAGACTGGTGCGCGACCCGAAGAATGGCTGCAATCCTGTCTTCCCCTGGCAGTTCGTCCGGGCCAACAGTATCTTCAGCGTGATCCACAAGAATGGCGGATACGCGGCGTGGTCTGATAAACATCCGGCTTACTCGTCGGTTGCGAGCGGCATCGGCCCCTCTGCCCTCGATGACTTCTACGCGCCTGAGATCAATTCGAATGTGATTGCTCTGCCTGCCGTGCAGACGCCTACGGGCCTTTCGTGCAGCACGATTCCTGATCCCGGCTCGGACCTGACGGCCTGGACCAATAGCTTCCTGAACATCGAGTGCTATGACACGCTGAAGGTCAACGCGATCCTGAATGAGATTGATGGCAAGGATCACCTCGGTCAAAAGAAGACCCGGGTGCCGACCATCTTCGGTATGAATTTCCAGGCTGTCAGCGTCGGTCAAAAGCTTATTGAGAAGAGCAACAACACTAAGGGCGGTTATCTCGATGCAGCTGGAACTCCGTCGGAGGCGTTGCTGGGTGACATCAAGTTTGTCGATGCTTCGATCGCCAAGTTTGTCGACGAACTCAAGGATAAGGGTCTCTATGATTCGACACTGATCGTGATTACGGCCAAGCACGGGCAGTCGCCGATTGATCCGAACCGCTATGTCTCTAATCTCATCAATGGCTCTTCGCCTGCGACGCTGCTCTCGAATGCGGGCTTCATTCCAGACTCTGAATCGACCATCGGTTCCGGCATCGGGCCTACGGAAGATGATGTCTCGCTGCTGTGGTTGAAGAGCTCTTCAGATACGCTTGCCAGCGTTAAGATTCTTGAAGACAACGCAGCCTCGATCGGGCTTGGGCAGATCTATTATGGCCCGACGGTCACGGTGAACTACAACGACCCAACTGTGGACCCGCGTACTCCGGATATTATCGTGACCCCGAATGTTGGAGTCACTTACTCCGGCAGCACCGCGAAGCAGGAGGAGCACGGCGGGTTTGCCCATGACGACACCAATGTGATGCTGCTGGTGGTCAACGCCGAAAGCCAACCCCAGACGATCTATGCTGAGGTTGGGACTGCCCAGGTTGCGCCTACTATCCTCAAAGCGCTCGACATCGATCCCTCGGAACTCGATGCAGTTCGTGCTGAGGGGACCGGTGTTCTTCCGGATCTCAACCTCTGGTAG
- a CDS encoding alpha-N-arabinofuranosidase, whose translation MDRRDFLRASAFASVGLMTGASSAPAEIEITPQDTGPEINPHIYGQFIEHLGGVIYDGIWVGRNSKIPNIDGIRKQFVDDLKRIAVPNFRWPGGCFADGYHWRDGIGDPSRRPRTYNYWQASMPQGLDDTEPNHFGIHEFMNLCRLSGAEPYLAANMGSGSPQEFHDWVSYTNAPVGTVSLANERAMNGSKEPFGVRFWGVGNESWGCGGDMTPQEYASLYRRFVTQFPAFPPKPFLIAVGPRGHSKDLDLGWTNGFFEAMQGHRTRVDGLSIHYYTDFRNSPEKVSTFDARGWYDVIREGLRTETVIEQHWAAMGKFDPDRHTKLIVDEWGVWYRPGEEITPAYILSQPLTLRDALHTAVTFDVFNRHADKIAMANVAQTINCIHSLFLAQGDRFARTPVYYVFEMYRNHMQSKLAAMNIRADELKVPSRSGSATIPGLSGSASVREKTLTVTLTNPSLDAPVAAQIRLTSGSITEGKGTILTHTEMTAGNTLDRPNEIKLSALPVVVRNNRVEISIPQRAIVAMELKIT comes from the coding sequence ATGGATCGCCGAGACTTTCTTCGCGCCAGCGCCTTCGCCTCCGTAGGGCTGATGACCGGTGCCTCGTCAGCCCCAGCCGAAATCGAAATAACCCCTCAAGACACCGGCCCTGAAATAAACCCCCACATCTACGGGCAATTCATCGAGCACTTAGGCGGCGTCATCTACGACGGCATCTGGGTAGGCCGCAACTCAAAAATCCCCAACATCGACGGCATTCGCAAGCAGTTCGTCGACGACCTGAAGCGCATCGCAGTTCCCAACTTTCGCTGGCCCGGCGGCTGTTTTGCGGACGGCTATCACTGGCGCGATGGAATCGGCGATCCATCCAGGCGGCCACGAACCTACAACTACTGGCAAGCCAGCATGCCGCAAGGATTGGACGACACCGAGCCCAACCATTTCGGCATTCACGAATTCATGAATCTCTGCCGGCTAAGCGGAGCCGAACCGTACCTCGCAGCAAACATGGGCTCGGGCTCTCCGCAGGAGTTCCACGACTGGGTGTCCTACACCAACGCTCCCGTCGGCACCGTCTCCCTTGCAAACGAACGAGCCATGAACGGCTCCAAAGAACCCTTCGGCGTGCGTTTCTGGGGAGTCGGGAATGAATCCTGGGGCTGCGGCGGAGACATGACGCCACAGGAATATGCCTCCCTGTACCGCCGCTTCGTGACACAATTCCCGGCATTTCCTCCCAAACCATTTCTCATCGCCGTGGGTCCGCGCGGACATTCCAAAGACCTCGACCTCGGGTGGACAAACGGTTTCTTTGAAGCCATGCAGGGACACAGAACACGCGTAGACGGCCTCTCCATCCACTACTACACCGACTTCAGAAACAGCCCGGAAAAGGTATCGACCTTCGACGCACGAGGCTGGTACGACGTCATTCGCGAGGGCCTGCGCACAGAAACCGTCATCGAGCAGCATTGGGCCGCAATGGGCAAGTTCGATCCCGATCGCCACACCAAACTTATCGTGGACGAGTGGGGCGTCTGGTATCGCCCCGGTGAAGAGATCACCCCGGCGTACATACTCAGCCAGCCGCTGACGCTCCGCGACGCGCTGCACACAGCCGTCACATTCGATGTCTTCAATCGGCACGCAGACAAAATCGCAATGGCAAATGTGGCCCAGACGATCAACTGCATCCACTCTCTTTTCCTCGCGCAGGGCGATCGTTTCGCGCGCACCCCGGTCTATTACGTCTTCGAGATGTATCGCAACCACATGCAATCGAAGCTCGCCGCAATGAACATCCGCGCTGACGAATTGAAGGTCCCATCGCGAAGTGGCAGTGCAACCATTCCCGGACTGTCGGGCTCCGCATCCGTGAGAGAAAAAACGTTGACCGTGACGCTCACCAACCCATCGTTAGACGCACCCGTCGCCGCGCAAATTCGACTCACGAGCGGCAGCATCACCGAAGGGAAGGGAACTATTCTGACGCATACAGAAATGACCGCGGGCAACACATTGGACAGGCCGAATGAAATCAAGCTGTCCGCTCTCCCGGTCGTTGTTCGCAACAACAGAGTAGAAATTTCAATTCCACAACGCGCGATCGTGGCTATGGAACTAAAGATCACCTAG
- a CDS encoding M14 family metallopeptidase, which produces MLRLRAAAVSFCIFTASCFAQQSPLSPHSMYEPPAAKAAASLAASTENVPADLLTTGEKTQWRQTGLYDEVIAIMRKMEKRSPYVKVVQFGTTAEDRPMYAMIVSSDKAFTPAAAAKTDKAVILIQSGIHSGEIEGKDTALMLVRDMVITKKPHQAAWLDKAIFVVIPVFNIDGHESRSPFNRPNQNGPEIAGTRPNAELLNLNRDYVKGATPEMQAWLKLYHSWMPDFMFDNHVTDGADYQYDVTWDMAHHGDIGEPARTWVNDRFIPQLNKRMEASGHLVSPYGALRKGPSGNREFFVEVFSPRYSHLYTAALNRPSLLVETHSLKDPKTRAWSNYDILVHSIDIVTEDPQALRKAVRDADAKYAAMAGDRNAPPVYLAGKTSDAGHPLVYHSLKSEPFQSEITGTMVTHYTAEKEDLETVIHDGIDTTAEAQEPLGFLIPLAWKEIADELALHGVKMERTTKPLDREFDTWRFTDVKYAQAAFEGGIMPDYTLHPVRERILVPAGSYWVPLNQQRARLIMELLHPAAPDALIRWGFASSIFQPMGRIGAAQYLTVPIANKVAEEKPELMAEFKKKVESDPKFAADAQARVDWWVARSNYQPSAANRYPVLAVWNKDW; this is translated from the coding sequence ATGCTTCGTCTTCGCGCTGCCGCTGTGTCGTTTTGCATCTTCACCGCAAGCTGTTTCGCACAGCAAAGCCCGTTGTCACCTCACTCGATGTACGAGCCGCCCGCCGCCAAAGCCGCAGCCTCCCTTGCAGCGAGCACAGAGAACGTGCCGGCAGACTTACTGACAACGGGTGAGAAGACGCAGTGGCGCCAGACCGGCCTCTACGACGAAGTCATCGCCATCATGCGAAAGATGGAGAAGCGCTCCCCCTACGTCAAAGTAGTGCAGTTCGGCACCACGGCCGAAGACCGTCCCATGTACGCGATGATCGTCTCCTCTGACAAGGCCTTCACGCCCGCCGCCGCCGCCAAAACCGACAAGGCCGTCATCCTGATTCAAAGCGGCATTCACTCCGGCGAGATCGAAGGCAAAGATACCGCGCTCATGCTCGTGCGCGACATGGTCATCACCAAAAAGCCGCATCAGGCCGCGTGGCTCGACAAAGCTATCTTCGTCGTCATCCCCGTCTTCAACATCGACGGACACGAATCGCGTAGCCCCTTCAACCGGCCCAACCAAAACGGCCCCGAGATCGCCGGAACCCGTCCCAACGCCGAACTCCTGAACCTCAACCGCGACTACGTCAAGGGAGCCACGCCCGAGATGCAGGCCTGGCTCAAGCTCTATCACTCCTGGATGCCCGACTTCATGTTCGACAACCACGTCACCGACGGAGCCGACTATCAGTACGACGTCACCTGGGACATGGCGCACCACGGCGACATCGGCGAACCAGCCCGCACTTGGGTCAACGATCGCTTCATCCCGCAGTTGAACAAGCGCATGGAAGCAAGCGGCCACCTCGTCTCGCCCTATGGCGCTCTAAGAAAAGGGCCCAGCGGCAACAGAGAGTTCTTCGTCGAAGTCTTCTCCCCGCGCTACTCCCACCTCTACACAGCCGCGCTGAATCGCCCATCTCTTCTCGTTGAAACCCACAGCCTGAAAGATCCCAAGACCCGCGCATGGTCGAACTACGACATCTTGGTGCACTCCATCGACATCGTCACCGAAGACCCCCAGGCCCTGCGAAAAGCCGTCCGCGACGCCGATGCGAAGTACGCCGCCATGGCCGGAGACCGCAACGCGCCGCCCGTCTATCTCGCCGGCAAAACCAGCGACGCCGGCCACCCGCTCGTCTACCACTCCTTGAAGTCCGAGCCCTTCCAGTCAGAAATCACCGGAACCATGGTGACGCATTACACAGCGGAGAAAGAGGACCTCGAAACCGTAATCCACGACGGCATCGACACAACCGCCGAAGCGCAGGAACCGCTGGGCTTCTTGATTCCGCTCGCATGGAAGGAGATCGCCGACGAGCTGGCCCTGCACGGCGTCAAGATGGAGCGCACCACCAAACCGCTAGACCGCGAGTTCGACACCTGGCGCTTTACCGACGTCAAGTACGCGCAAGCCGCATTTGAAGGTGGCATCATGCCCGATTACACCCTGCATCCAGTCCGTGAGCGCATCCTCGTCCCCGCAGGATCCTACTGGGTGCCGCTAAACCAGCAACGCGCGCGTCTCATCATGGAGCTCCTCCATCCCGCCGCTCCCGACGCGCTTATCCGCTGGGGATTCGCCAGCTCCATCTTTCAGCCGATGGGCCGGATCGGCGCAGCCCAGTATTTAACGGTGCCAATCGCGAACAAAGTGGCCGAAGAAAAGCCCGAGCTAATGGCGGAATTCAAGAAGAAAGTCGAGAGCGACCCCAAGTTTGCCGCCGATGCGCAGGCAAGAGTCGACTGGTGGGTTGCGCGCTCAAACTATCAGCCTTCCGCGGCAAATCGCTACCCCGTACTGGCAGTCTGGAACAAAGACTGGTAG
- a CDS encoding TlyA family RNA methyltransferase, producing MKLRLDKLLVDQGHAASRERAQALILAGRVLVNEQRVDKPGSPVPPDAVIRLLGSDLKYVSRGGLKLEHALAHWHLDLTNLACVDIGASTGGFTDCMLQSGAATVLAVDTGYGQIAQKLRDDPRVTLRERTNARLLTPGELLTPNAPTFLAMDVSFISATLVLPAVIAALSTPDKPWQGTAIILIKPQFEVGRQNIGKGGIVRDPEARKDAIQKLRNCAAELGATNLEVIDSPITGMEGNHEYLLRAIFEAS from the coding sequence ATGAAACTCCGCCTCGACAAACTCCTCGTAGACCAGGGCCACGCCGCCTCCCGCGAACGCGCCCAGGCCCTCATCCTCGCCGGCCGCGTCCTCGTCAACGAGCAGCGCGTCGACAAGCCCGGCTCCCCCGTCCCACCCGACGCCGTCATCCGCCTCCTGGGCTCCGACCTCAAATACGTCAGCCGCGGCGGCCTCAAACTCGAACACGCCCTCGCCCACTGGCACCTCGACCTCACCAACCTCGCCTGCGTCGACATCGGCGCCTCCACCGGCGGCTTCACCGACTGCATGCTCCAATCCGGAGCCGCCACCGTCCTCGCCGTCGACACCGGCTACGGCCAAATCGCCCAGAAGCTCCGCGACGACCCCCGCGTCACCCTGCGCGAACGCACCAACGCCCGCCTACTCACCCCGGGCGAACTCCTCACGCCAAACGCCCCCACCTTCCTGGCCATGGACGTCTCCTTCATCTCCGCGACCCTGGTCCTTCCCGCCGTCATCGCAGCCCTCAGCACGCCCGACAAGCCATGGCAGGGAACCGCCATCATCCTCATCAAGCCCCAATTCGAGGTAGGCCGCCAGAACATCGGTAAGGGAGGAATCGTCCGCGACCCCGAGGCCCGCAAAGACGCCATCCAGAAACTCCGAAACTGTGCCGCCGAACTCGGCGCAACCAACCTCGAAGTCATCGACTCCCCCATCACAGGCATGGAAGGCAACCACGAATACCTCCTCCGAGCCATCTTTGAAGCGTCCTGA
- a CDS encoding sigma-70 family RNA polymerase sigma factor — translation MGLVNTPPLSAQDDAALLALVKRGDEQAMATLFDRYSKVVYSVALRVLRDPASAEDILQEVFMQVWRSPDGFVATRGSLGGWLAVVARNRSIDALRRKKPMDQVEDMALAAPFNLANEAERNNMMERARGIIIKLPVEQRKTLEMAFFDGLTHSEIAEMTGDPLGTVKTRIRSALTTLRKAFQA, via the coding sequence ATGGGACTCGTGAATACTCCGCCACTGTCCGCGCAGGATGACGCGGCGCTGCTGGCGCTGGTAAAGCGAGGCGATGAACAGGCGATGGCTACGCTGTTCGACCGGTACTCGAAGGTGGTGTACTCGGTGGCCCTTCGTGTGTTGCGAGACCCGGCTTCGGCAGAGGACATACTTCAGGAAGTGTTTATGCAGGTATGGCGTAGTCCAGATGGGTTCGTTGCGACGCGGGGCAGCCTGGGCGGGTGGCTGGCGGTGGTCGCGCGGAACCGATCAATTGACGCGCTGAGACGGAAGAAGCCGATGGATCAGGTGGAGGATATGGCTCTGGCTGCGCCGTTCAATCTGGCGAATGAGGCCGAGCGGAACAACATGATGGAGCGGGCTCGGGGAATCATCATCAAGCTGCCGGTGGAGCAGAGGAAGACTTTGGAGATGGCGTTTTTTGATGGACTGACCCACTCGGAGATTGCAGAGATGACGGGCGATCCACTGGGGACGGTGAAGACGAGAATACGCAGCGCGCTGACTACATTGAGAAAGGCGTTCCAGGCATGA